A stretch of Methanosphaerula palustris E1-9c DNA encodes these proteins:
- a CDS encoding type II toxin-antitoxin system HicB family antitoxin: MRRVRYLYYCILLRRESKGGYTVNVPMLPDSGFTYGETIDDAIARAKDAIELSIGDFRKKGDSRPERGCWNTTLTIESQV, encoded by the coding sequence ATGAGACGAGTGAGATACCTGTATTACTGCATCCTCCTTCGGAGAGAGTCAAAGGGCGGGTATACGGTGAACGTCCCGATGCTTCCGGACTCTGGGTTCACCTACGGGGAGACGATCGACGACGCGATAGCGAGGGCAAAGGATGCTATCGAACTCTCTATCGGGGACTTCCGGAAGAAAGGGGATTCTCGACCGGAGAGAGGTTGCTGGAATACCACCCTCACGATCGAATCCCAGGTATGA
- a CDS encoding type II toxin-antitoxin system HicB family antitoxin — protein sequence MRYLNYRILLRKEPESGYTTVTVPMLPGCVTYGETIDDAITMAREAIELSIEDLQEKGEDIPTEEGLLEYILTIEAHA from the coding sequence ATGAGATACCTGAATTACCGCATCCTGCTCCGGAAAGAGCCGGAGAGCGGATATACGACGGTGACTGTACCGATGCTTCCAGGCTGCGTCACCTACGGGGAGACGATCGATGACGCGATAACGATGGCAAGGGAAGCTATCGAGCTCTCTATCGAGGACCTTCAGGAGAAGGGCGAGGATATCCCGACCGAGGAGGGGTTGTTGGAATACATCCTCACCATCGAAGCCCATGCCTAA
- a CDS encoding metal-dependent hydrolase: MSGVLRADWGPAEVYPLSPGLRARDRIPARRPISYEEPVLPCIVGGLLPDLIDTPLSLLILSGSVGSGRIFSHSLLFLLVLVIVGWVLLSRYRTPALLAVAIGVASYQVLDLM, encoded by the coding sequence ATGTCTGGAGTCCTGCGGGCAGATTGGGGTCCTGCTGAGGTCTATCCTCTTTCACCGGGTCTGCGGGCTCGTGATCGGATACCTGCTCGCAGACCGATATCATACGAGGAACCTGTCCTCCCCTGCATCGTCGGGGGGCTCCTCCCGGACCTGATCGACACACCGCTCAGTCTGCTGATTCTGAGCGGTTCGGTCGGGTCGGGTCGTATCTTCTCCCACTCCCTGCTCTTTCTGCTCGTGCTTGTGATCGTCGGCTGGGTCCTTCTCTCACGGTACCGGACCCCCGCACTCCTCGCAGTCGCCATCGGCGTGGCATCATACCAGGTGCTGGACCTGATGTAG
- a CDS encoding metal-dependent hydrolase: MLAEHIIYSSALAIIIGMVFLHYTGRDYSWIIILCSWAPDSDIIANPILNQFGFTLLYEGHKIVHGDFHNIAIMVIFGIIVAFLLHPLGIKFIEAFVYSVIGFGAHLFEDALVYRMGYRFLWPFSSKIMGLGILTQIQSEEYYIRNFFGIANTGVLIIGLMLLGAAVLIRTRIEGRTWIRWYMPNRVYTKFFN; encoded by the coding sequence ATGCTCGCAGAACATATCATCTACTCCAGTGCCCTTGCAATCATTATTGGAATGGTTTTTCTTCACTATACGGGGAGAGATTATTCCTGGATAATCATTCTCTGTTCATGGGCTCCGGATAGTGACATCATCGCGAATCCTATTCTGAATCAGTTTGGATTTACCCTGCTGTATGAGGGCCATAAGATCGTTCACGGCGATTTTCATAATATCGCCATCATGGTAATCTTTGGTATAATAGTGGCATTCTTACTGCACCCGCTGGGAATAAAATTTATTGAAGCGTTCGTTTATTCTGTCATTGGGTTCGGTGCTCACCTGTTTGAAGATGCGCTGGTGTACAGGATGGGATACCGATTCCTCTGGCCGTTCTCATCAAAGATCATGGGTCTTGGTATCCTCACCCAGATACAATCTGAGGAATACTATATTAGAAATTTTTTTGGAATTGCAAATACTGGAGTACTCATTATCGGTCTGATGCTCCTTGGTGCGGCAGTACTGATCAGAACGCGTATTGAAGGGAGAACCTGGATTCGCTGGTATATGCCGAACAGAGTGTACACAAAATTTTTTAATTGA
- a CDS encoding AAA family ATPase: MEQKELEREVRAIADARRVTQETLGRFVVGNQDLVDLILVGVLTGGHVLIDGVPGTAKTTISKIVARLIGYQFSRVQGAVDVQPTDIVGIRIYDNETHKFSLQKGPIFANFVMIDEINRLTPKTQSAFIEAMAEHQATIDGKTYPIESPFFVIATQNTQEFEGTFHLIEAQRDRFNYSMSLYHLGRENEAEILRRDRDGHLDWDVYGEQIAPILSIARVQNMTHVIQEVYVDDAIIRYISDIVVASRNHGDIRLGTSTRGSLALLRGAMASAALAGRTYVIPDDVKRMARPVLGHRLILEREAEIGKISADDVVQEILETVEVA; the protein is encoded by the coding sequence ATGGAACAGAAAGAACTGGAGAGAGAGGTCAGGGCGATCGCAGATGCCCGGCGGGTGACTCAGGAGACCCTCGGCAGATTTGTGGTCGGCAACCAGGATCTGGTCGACCTGATCCTGGTCGGGGTCCTGACAGGGGGGCACGTCCTGATCGATGGCGTGCCCGGCACGGCCAAGACCACCATCAGCAAGATCGTCGCACGGTTGATCGGGTATCAGTTCAGCCGCGTGCAGGGTGCAGTCGATGTTCAGCCGACCGATATCGTGGGCATCCGTATCTACGATAATGAAACGCATAAGTTTTCGCTGCAGAAGGGTCCGATCTTTGCGAATTTCGTGATGATCGATGAGATCAACAGGCTCACCCCCAAGACTCAGTCCGCCTTCATCGAGGCGATGGCCGAGCACCAGGCCACCATCGACGGGAAAACCTATCCCATTGAATCTCCTTTCTTTGTCATTGCGACCCAGAACACCCAGGAGTTCGAGGGAACGTTCCACCTGATCGAGGCGCAGCGGGACCGGTTCAACTACAGCATGTCTCTCTATCATCTGGGTCGGGAGAATGAAGCTGAGATCCTCCGCCGTGATCGCGATGGTCACCTGGACTGGGATGTCTACGGAGAGCAGATCGCACCGATCCTCTCGATCGCGCGGGTCCAGAATATGACTCACGTTATCCAGGAGGTGTATGTGGACGATGCGATCATCCGCTACATCAGTGACATCGTGGTCGCCAGCCGGAATCATGGTGATATCAGGCTCGGGACCAGCACGCGTGGTTCGCTCGCTCTCCTCCGTGGGGCCATGGCCTCTGCGGCCCTGGCCGGCAGGACCTATGTGATCCCTGACGATGTCAAGCGCATGGCCCGCCCGGTCCTCGGTCACCGGTTGATCCTGGAACGGGAGGCAGAGATCGGCAAAATCTCGGCCGACGACGTGGTTCAGGAGATCCTCGAGACGGTCGAGGTGGCCTGA
- a CDS encoding DUF1616 domain-containing protein, with amino-acid sequence MPPHQSLREGLIQTIRPPADLIAALVWTALALIAVYLPIVNQSPLRILFGLPLVLFVPGYVLIAALFPRSDDLDWIERIALSFGLSIAVVPLIGLGLNYTPWGIRLDPMLVSLSLFTLAMAVAATIRRLSLPVEEQLTIPAAAVVTGIRAELFEAGQSKVDRALSIIMLISILTAIGTTVYVIAVPKEGEHFSEFYILGAEGKAADYPTSFALNTPQWVTVGVGNHEYRNVTYTVEAQAVNQSFDPATNTSTIDRMQVLNRYQVTLAQNTTDEQKLTFTVPKPGYNEIQFLLFNETVPNDSVTGQERIDRSDRDLHLWIKTR; translated from the coding sequence ATGCCGCCACACCAGAGCCTCCGTGAGGGGCTGATACAGACCATCAGACCGCCGGCCGATCTGATCGCAGCTCTCGTCTGGACGGCACTCGCCCTGATCGCAGTCTACCTTCCAATCGTGAATCAGAGCCCACTCAGGATTCTCTTTGGATTGCCTCTCGTTCTCTTCGTCCCAGGGTACGTGCTCATCGCCGCACTCTTCCCCCGTTCAGACGACCTGGACTGGATCGAACGGATCGCCCTCTCATTCGGTCTCTCGATCGCAGTCGTCCCCCTGATCGGGCTTGGACTCAACTACACCCCCTGGGGTATCCGGCTGGACCCGATGCTGGTCTCCCTCTCCCTCTTCACGCTGGCGATGGCGGTCGCGGCCACCATACGTCGCCTCTCCCTCCCTGTAGAGGAGCAGTTAACGATCCCGGCAGCAGCGGTGGTGACCGGGATCAGGGCCGAACTCTTCGAGGCCGGCCAGAGTAAGGTCGACCGGGCCCTCTCGATCATCATGCTCATCTCGATCCTGACCGCGATCGGAACGACCGTCTACGTGATCGCCGTTCCCAAGGAGGGCGAACACTTCTCCGAGTTCTATATCCTCGGTGCCGAAGGAAAGGCCGCAGACTATCCAACCTCATTCGCACTCAACACCCCCCAGTGGGTCACCGTCGGGGTGGGCAACCACGAGTATCGGAACGTGACCTACACTGTCGAGGCTCAGGCCGTCAACCAGTCGTTCGACCCGGCCACCAACACCTCGACGATCGACCGGATGCAGGTACTCAACCGCTACCAGGTCACGCTCGCCCAGAACACCACCGACGAGCAGAAACTGACCTTCACGGTCCCCAAACCCGGGTATAACGAAATCCAGTTCCTCCTCTTCAATGAGACGGTCCCCAACGATTCAGTGACCGGGCAGGAGCGGATCGACCGGAGCGACCGCGACCTGCACCTCTGGATCAAGACCAGATGA
- a CDS encoding HEPN domain-containing protein, which translates to MRRAHSSLSIAHCCRPKICLEDLCFQAQQAAEKAIKAVFIVRALPLPYIHDISDLLHRLERSGLPVPDAIKSAPSFEIPVGDAEYTEALAESVVLRAENILNDKRS; encoded by the coding sequence ATCCGAAGAGCGCACAGCAGCCTATCGATTGCCCATTGCTGCAGACCGAAAATTTGCCTGGAAGACCTCTGCTTTCAGGCACAACAGGCTGCAGAAAAGGCGATCAAGGCTGTATTTATTGTCCGTGCACTCCCACTTCCTTACATTCACGATATTTCAGATCTTCTTCATCGTCTTGAAAGGAGCGGGCTCCCCGTCCCGGATGCAATTAAATCTGCACCGAGTTTTGAAATTCCGGTAGGCGATGCGGAATATACCGAAGCGCTTGCCGAGTCTGTGGTACTTCGAGCAGAAAATATACTCAACGATAAGAGATCCTGA
- a CDS encoding DUF4129 domain-containing protein translates to MRNQKLLLCLVVLIGLVSISGFAAAAVPIGELNVNTTVSLEVTSTPDLNEPALVPASAQNESGTVATPVQNSIPVVQLSVSLFNASEVPPIFCTGNVTVAGRPVSGATVHLLFDDYGVLDCTTDESGTFNMLVNVGPGRHSVVANVSSVDPSQTRPALSSRVMIEVPGVKLPLLPMAVGVIVLLAGGTALFFWRRGRRRERQPEPEVPPLPEVTPVAETEDLQKTARTLAAGDLRKGIEAIYLESLVRLDQQQPGARLRTRTPREIRVQFEGTPIAAPITAMTAIYEAVVYSGHTPVEKDRREMIDLFVAVFSGSERADQ, encoded by the coding sequence GTGAGGAATCAGAAGTTGCTCCTATGCCTGGTCGTACTCATCGGCCTGGTCTCAATCAGTGGATTTGCGGCCGCAGCAGTGCCCATTGGAGAACTCAACGTGAATACGACGGTCTCCCTGGAAGTGACATCGACTCCGGACCTGAATGAACCGGCTCTGGTACCTGCATCTGCCCAGAACGAGTCCGGAACAGTCGCGACCCCAGTTCAGAATTCCATTCCGGTCGTCCAGCTCAGCGTCAGCCTCTTCAACGCCAGCGAAGTGCCGCCCATCTTCTGCACTGGAAACGTGACGGTGGCCGGCCGGCCGGTCTCCGGCGCCACGGTCCACCTGCTCTTCGACGACTACGGCGTCCTCGATTGTACCACCGATGAGAGCGGTACCTTCAACATGCTGGTCAATGTGGGGCCAGGTCGCCACTCGGTGGTCGCGAATGTCTCCTCCGTCGACCCCTCCCAGACTCGCCCGGCGTTGAGTTCACGGGTGATGATCGAGGTTCCTGGTGTAAAACTCCCCCTCCTTCCGATGGCAGTGGGCGTAATCGTCCTGCTGGCCGGCGGGACGGCCCTCTTCTTCTGGCGCCGGGGGCGTAGAAGAGAGCGGCAGCCGGAACCTGAAGTTCCGCCCCTTCCCGAAGTGACGCCGGTCGCTGAGACCGAAGACCTCCAAAAGACCGCCAGAACCCTCGCCGCCGGCGATCTTCGCAAAGGGATCGAGGCGATCTATCTGGAGTCCCTGGTCCGACTGGACCAGCAGCAGCCTGGCGCCCGCCTCAGGACCCGGACACCCCGGGAGATCCGGGTCCAGTTCGAAGGGACGCCGATTGCCGCTCCTATCACGGCCATGACTGCAATCTACGAAGCGGTCGTCTATAGCGGACACACCCCGGTCGAGAAGGACAGAAGAGAGATGATCGACCTCTTTGTCGCAGTCTTCTCAGGGTCGGAACGTGCCGACCAGTAA
- a CDS encoding LSM domain-containing protein, which translates to MTKRPLDILDQVLNGEPVIVSLKGDRELRGVLQGYDVHMNLVLDKAEEVTDGATQKIGTLIVRGDNVIYISPSGN; encoded by the coding sequence ATGACAAAGCGGCCGTTGGATATTTTAGATCAGGTCCTGAACGGGGAACCGGTAATCGTATCTCTGAAAGGGGACAGAGAACTTCGGGGGGTCCTGCAGGGCTATGATGTGCACATGAACCTTGTGCTCGACAAGGCAGAAGAAGTAACTGATGGGGCTACCCAGAAGATTGGGACGCTCATCGTACGCGGAGATAATGTGATTTATATATCTCCTTCGGGGAACTAG
- the purF gene encoding amidophosphoribosyltransferase has translation MCGIVGIMDAGGVSFPLYYALYALQHRGQESAGISTFDGTKLCKHKAEGLVADVFTPGILQGLIGTVGVGHVRYPTTGANVPENIQPFNFLFREHAFSIAHNGNLVNTVALRKEYEEKGQIFCTTTDTEVIASIIVDQLANSANIEDAIRICMEKLQGSYAAVVMLDGVLYAFRDPLGIKPLCIGKTREGYMFASESVAIDALNGTLMRDVAPGELVRIDHEGLHSTQIAIAERRAHCVFEFIYFARADSIIDGSLVYDVRRRIGGKLFEEAPADAETVCPVPDSGTAYAIGYSQKSRVPFMESLMKNRYMGRTFIMPTQKERENAVRIKLNPIRKHLEGKSVVLVDDSIVRGTTSRRIIEMMRDFGAREIHARIGSPAIKAPCYLGVDMPTRKELIAASLTEEEVREQITATTLHHISIKELIEAIGINEENLCTGCLTGCYPVKIEGEVANPCRVRFTKSTFQSHLEV, from the coding sequence ATGTGTGGAATCGTTGGCATCATGGATGCTGGCGGTGTATCCTTCCCGTTATATTATGCACTGTATGCCCTCCAGCACAGAGGCCAGGAGAGCGCAGGCATATCAACTTTTGATGGCACAAAGCTCTGTAAACACAAGGCAGAAGGGCTTGTTGCCGATGTGTTTACTCCAGGTATACTGCAGGGTCTGATCGGGACCGTCGGTGTCGGCCATGTTCGATACCCGACCACCGGCGCCAACGTCCCCGAGAATATTCAGCCTTTTAATTTCTTATTCAGAGAGCATGCCTTCTCAATCGCCCATAACGGGAATCTGGTGAACACCGTAGCACTGAGAAAGGAGTACGAAGAGAAGGGGCAGATCTTCTGCACCACCACCGACACCGAAGTGATCGCGAGTATCATCGTCGACCAGCTGGCGAACAGTGCCAATATCGAGGATGCGATCCGGATCTGCATGGAGAAGCTGCAGGGTTCGTATGCAGCCGTGGTGATGCTCGATGGTGTCCTGTATGCATTTCGGGATCCGCTCGGGATCAAGCCGCTCTGCATCGGCAAGACCAGGGAAGGGTATATGTTCGCCTCGGAGAGTGTGGCGATCGATGCCCTGAACGGGACGCTCATGCGGGATGTCGCCCCGGGAGAACTGGTCAGGATCGATCATGAGGGGCTGCACAGCACCCAGATCGCCATCGCCGAACGGCGTGCCCACTGTGTCTTCGAGTTCATCTACTTCGCCCGGGCCGACTCGATCATCGATGGTTCGCTGGTCTACGACGTCCGCAGAAGGATCGGCGGAAAACTCTTCGAAGAGGCGCCTGCCGATGCGGAGACCGTCTGCCCGGTGCCCGATTCAGGGACAGCCTATGCAATCGGCTATTCACAGAAGTCCAGGGTTCCGTTCATGGAGTCGCTGATGAAGAACCGGTATATGGGCAGAACCTTCATCATGCCGACCCAGAAGGAGCGGGAGAACGCTGTCAGGATCAAGTTGAACCCGATCAGGAAGCACCTGGAGGGCAAGTCGGTGGTGCTGGTCGACGACAGCATCGTCCGTGGCACCACCTCCCGCCGAATCATCGAGATGATGCGGGACTTCGGTGCACGGGAGATTCATGCCAGGATCGGGTCGCCGGCGATCAAGGCCCCCTGTTATCTCGGCGTCGATATGCCAACACGCAAGGAGTTGATCGCCGCGTCGCTCACCGAGGAGGAGGTTCGCGAACAGATCACCGCCACCACACTCCACCACATCTCGATCAAAGAACTGATCGAGGCGATCGGGATCAATGAGGAGAATCTCTGCACCGGCTGTCTGACCGGCTGTTACCCGGTCAAGATCGAGGGCGAAGTGGCCAACCCCTGCAGGGTGAGATTCACAAAGAGCACCTTCCAGTCCCACCTGGAGGTCTGA
- a CDS encoding DUF4129 domain-containing protein, with amino-acid sequence MTSIRREWLISLGLAVFVLTLAGLFALQPLLYTAKTASITSLHEDLTETGNLTTTDSALVLPEWATSLNLTGPLILDIKLNDFESANRTLQQYLKSGQSLSGLVVKLDMSDTDVATFQRDNQANNLALQQLLNQTGEFDQLQSLQVQYKESGDTAMLRSVQLQGEELRKKVQANYLGYASREERVVNVSQKYGQNTSAYEQSVLDFAAIVAALNAVQDERAASVPEAIRAIQQQSGGLPAITFQVEPDHGVYGDLLSMAGTVRGPAGTQVTIFSDGKPFAGVVTGEDGRFNFLYRVGEIEAGKHTAYASAGVALSDEDPFTITKVNTTLDLAAPLVEVNGTWRAVCTGNLTATDDRPVVDAPVQVLLDGKRAAQVTTDENGSYRTTVQNLTGGTHVLKTRFDPAGFPLNGSESAPVTIEVPSLLGLLALILYVLGIGGAAIGAYLYLRRRRKVGAVLHDRREQPPEPVVELPPAPTVEEAIGAATLLVEGVDGREAITRLYRRLVRELDTRNPGHHLRSKTPREIAGHFAAASYGIRLTDLVGVHERIRYAGREPTEEDIRRVREDFIYVITEGSQ; translated from the coding sequence ATGACTTCAATCAGGCGCGAGTGGCTCATCTCGCTCGGTCTTGCGGTCTTCGTCCTCACCCTCGCCGGCCTCTTTGCCCTGCAGCCCCTGCTGTACACGGCCAAAACCGCGTCGATCACCAGTCTTCACGAGGATCTGACAGAGACCGGGAACCTGACCACGACCGACAGCGCGCTTGTCCTTCCCGAATGGGCCACCAGCCTGAACCTCACCGGCCCGCTCATCCTCGATATCAAACTGAACGACTTTGAGTCTGCCAACCGCACGCTGCAGCAGTACCTCAAGTCAGGGCAGAGCCTGAGCGGCCTGGTCGTGAAGCTGGATATGAGCGACACCGACGTCGCCACATTCCAGCGGGACAACCAGGCGAACAACCTGGCGCTGCAGCAGCTCTTGAACCAGACCGGAGAGTTCGACCAGCTCCAGTCCCTGCAGGTCCAGTACAAGGAGAGCGGGGACACGGCGATGCTCAGGTCCGTGCAGCTCCAGGGGGAGGAACTCCGGAAGAAGGTTCAGGCGAATTATCTGGGCTACGCGTCCCGGGAGGAGAGGGTCGTGAACGTCTCGCAGAAGTACGGACAGAACACCAGCGCCTACGAGCAGTCGGTCCTGGACTTCGCGGCCATCGTGGCTGCGCTCAATGCGGTGCAGGACGAACGAGCCGCCTCGGTCCCGGAGGCGATTCGTGCGATCCAGCAGCAGTCCGGCGGCCTTCCAGCGATCACCTTCCAGGTGGAGCCGGACCATGGAGTCTACGGCGACCTCCTCTCGATGGCCGGCACGGTCAGGGGGCCGGCCGGCACTCAGGTGACCATCTTCTCGGACGGAAAGCCGTTCGCCGGAGTGGTGACCGGTGAGGACGGGCGATTCAACTTCCTGTACCGGGTTGGGGAGATCGAAGCCGGGAAGCATACGGCCTATGCCTCTGCCGGCGTCGCCCTCTCGGACGAAGATCCTTTCACCATCACGAAGGTGAACACCACGCTCGACCTCGCCGCCCCTCTCGTGGAGGTGAACGGAACCTGGCGCGCGGTCTGCACCGGGAACCTGACCGCCACGGACGATCGGCCGGTCGTCGACGCACCGGTCCAGGTCCTCCTCGATGGGAAACGGGCGGCACAGGTGACGACCGATGAGAACGGTTCGTACCGGACGACAGTGCAGAACCTGACCGGGGGCACCCACGTGCTAAAGACCCGGTTCGACCCGGCCGGTTTCCCGTTGAACGGGTCCGAATCGGCCCCGGTGACGATCGAGGTCCCCTCCCTCCTCGGGCTGCTCGCCCTGATCCTGTACGTTCTTGGGATCGGGGGAGCAGCCATCGGCGCGTATCTCTATCTCCGCCGGCGACGGAAGGTCGGTGCGGTCCTCCACGACCGAAGGGAACAGCCTCCCGAGCCGGTGGTCGAGCTTCCCCCGGCGCCGACCGTGGAGGAGGCGATCGGGGCCGCGACTCTTCTCGTCGAAGGTGTCGACGGGCGCGAGGCGATCACCCGGCTGTACCGCCGGCTGGTCCGGGAGCTCGATACACGAAACCCCGGCCACCATCTCAGGTCGAAGACTCCGCGCGAGATCGCCGGTCACTTTGCGGCAGCATCCTATGGGATCCGGCTAACTGATCTCGTCGGGGTTCACGAACGGATCCGATATGCAGGTCGGGAACCAACAGAAGAAGATATCCGCAGAGTGCGCGAAGATTTTATCTACGTGATAACAGAGGGAAGTCAGTGA
- a CDS encoding DUF4350 domain-containing protein, which translates to MPTSNHSGQVVNWAVGLVLLIAVVVLFLHLTATDVEFSRYNPQWNGTSAFFETLEDHGAVMVGDPSALAGRTNTTLLVIAPGRAPTAGEATAYRDFVAAGNTLLLADDFGEGNALLKAVGGTIRLDQRNLSSLDREYQVSAAPLGFPVVGAPFTDNITKIVFNHPVVVTGGTPFLETSLLSWIDENGNGRADPTEPLGRFAIAATEPVGGGRVVVIGDGSLFINAMQHLRDGDNERLIDELTPGTVLVDQHLSQTSTASGPISTILWVRNISSSIILVTALALGMLAWYVCRRKRGWD; encoded by the coding sequence GTGCCGACCAGTAACCATTCAGGTCAGGTGGTCAACTGGGCGGTCGGACTAGTCCTCCTGATCGCCGTCGTCGTCCTCTTTCTCCACCTCACCGCAACAGATGTGGAGTTCAGCCGCTACAACCCGCAGTGGAACGGTACCTCGGCTTTCTTTGAAACGCTCGAAGACCATGGTGCCGTGATGGTCGGTGACCCGTCAGCGCTCGCCGGCAGAACCAACACGACCCTGCTCGTGATCGCACCCGGCCGTGCCCCGACCGCTGGAGAGGCAACGGCGTACCGTGATTTCGTAGCGGCAGGGAACACCCTCCTCCTTGCCGATGACTTCGGGGAGGGGAACGCCCTCCTCAAAGCGGTTGGAGGAACAATCCGTCTCGACCAGCGGAACCTATCGAGCCTCGACCGGGAGTACCAGGTTTCGGCCGCACCTCTCGGCTTCCCGGTGGTGGGGGCGCCATTCACCGATAACATCACCAAGATCGTCTTCAATCACCCGGTCGTCGTGACCGGCGGAACCCCGTTCCTCGAGACCTCGCTCCTCTCCTGGATCGATGAGAACGGGAACGGACGGGCCGATCCAACCGAGCCCCTCGGGAGGTTCGCCATCGCGGCCACCGAACCGGTCGGTGGCGGCCGGGTGGTGGTGATCGGGGACGGGAGCCTCTTCATCAATGCCATGCAGCACCTCCGTGACGGGGATAACGAACGGTTGATCGACGAATTGACCCCCGGCACCGTCCTGGTCGACCAGCATCTCAGCCAGACCTCCACAGCGAGCGGTCCGATCAGCACGATTTTATGGGTACGAAATATATCTTCATCCATCATTCTGGTCACCGCGCTGGCGCTTGGTATGCTCGCGTGGTATGTCTGCAGACGAAAAAGGGGATGGGACTGA
- a CDS encoding 50S ribosomal protein L37e, protein MSKGTPSMGKRNKKTHIACRRCGSISYHARHKVCSACGFGRTSKLRSYKWTTKRSKIPTH, encoded by the coding sequence ATGTCGAAAGGTACTCCATCAATGGGGAAGCGAAACAAGAAGACGCATATCGCCTGCAGGCGGTGCGGTAGCATCTCGTATCATGCACGACACAAAGTCTGCTCTGCTTGCGGATTCGGAAGAACAAGCAAGCTGCGCAGCTACAAGTGGACGACAAAGCGGTCAAAGATCCCCACCCACTAG
- a CDS encoding DUF58 domain-containing protein: MRPTRWTGSAAVVAAVLGTIGLFFDAPAAAGASVGLAALLAGGAVLFLYRTIRYADTLAVERVIGTGLVCQGTPVEVGVQVTGEAVSGLAVRIMDLPPRSAVHDPKETVLKGGEGRYRIRLMAPGEVFFRGLRVEVADRFFTTTLFCTAPRFAGTMLTVYSPDSYRHEKGPGSGAGELEIERKGVLRGQGIRSFRPFRSGDDPALMDWKLSAKHGRLFVREPNSQVGGPPLLIVDLPVVGAEGGEDLLLAAGEAIEREIREYDHCTLLVIAGGEVIGFWYHEQDLPALVRNLRSRPADSVAPLYRVYDPIVLKRRLRAAERGVSEPSRRFAAVLRATLGSSSAFAFEEEVGRILASVEHPEVIVYTAATDEISHLNLIAVAARRHDRTLRILLTRPGPGLLARLSSYARVEVL, translated from the coding sequence GTGCGGCCGACACGGTGGACCGGGTCGGCTGCGGTCGTCGCCGCCGTGCTCGGCACAATCGGGCTCTTCTTCGATGCCCCGGCAGCTGCCGGTGCTTCGGTCGGGCTCGCCGCCCTCCTCGCAGGGGGAGCAGTGCTCTTTCTCTATCGCACGATCCGGTATGCGGACACCCTCGCTGTCGAGCGGGTCATTGGGACGGGGCTCGTCTGCCAGGGAACTCCGGTGGAGGTCGGGGTGCAGGTGACTGGTGAGGCTGTGTCCGGGCTCGCGGTCCGGATCATGGACCTCCCCCCGCGTTCGGCGGTGCACGATCCCAAAGAGACGGTTCTTAAGGGTGGAGAGGGCCGGTACCGAATCCGGCTGATGGCCCCTGGCGAGGTCTTCTTCCGTGGACTTCGGGTTGAGGTTGCGGATCGGTTCTTCACAACAACGCTCTTCTGCACAGCCCCGCGGTTTGCAGGAACGATGCTGACCGTGTACTCGCCCGATAGTTATCGTCATGAAAAAGGGCCCGGATCAGGAGCCGGGGAACTCGAGATCGAGCGGAAAGGGGTGCTGCGTGGACAGGGGATCCGTTCATTCCGTCCATTTCGGTCAGGGGACGATCCGGCCCTGATGGATTGGAAACTCTCGGCCAAGCACGGCCGGCTCTTCGTCCGCGAGCCAAACAGCCAGGTTGGAGGTCCCCCTCTGCTGATCGTCGACCTCCCGGTCGTCGGAGCAGAGGGAGGTGAAGATCTCCTCCTCGCCGCTGGTGAAGCGATCGAACGGGAGATCCGGGAGTACGACCACTGTACCCTCCTCGTGATTGCAGGTGGCGAGGTGATCGGGTTCTGGTATCATGAGCAGGACCTGCCGGCACTGGTTCGGAACCTCCGGTCCCGGCCGGCCGATTCCGTTGCTCCCCTCTACCGGGTGTATGATCCCATCGTCCTCAAGCGGCGGCTTCGGGCAGCTGAACGGGGTGTCTCCGAACCTTCGCGACGATTCGCCGCCGTGCTTCGTGCCACCCTCGGTTCATCTTCCGCCTTCGCCTTCGAGGAGGAGGTCGGGCGGATCCTGGCCAGTGTCGAACACCCTGAGGTGATCGTCTACACGGCCGCGACCGATGAGATCAGCCATCTGAATCTGATCGCCGTGGCTGCCCGCCGCCACGACCGCACCCTCAGGATTCTGCTGACGCGCCCAGGGCCGGGTCTTCTGGCCAGGCTCAGTTCGTATGCCCGGGTGGAGGTGCTCTGA